Proteins encoded together in one Bacteroides ovatus window:
- a CDS encoding Gfo/Idh/MocA family protein: MNTQSSVDTRIKVGIIGFGRMGRFYWEAMTKSDRWNIAYICDTDPASRQLAKKLSPNSIIVEDNQKIFEDESVQVVGLFTLADSRMEQIEKAIRYGKHIISEKPVADTMENEWKVVEMTENTNLISTVNLYLRNSWYHNLMKEYIQQGEIGELAIIRICHMTPGLAPGEGHEYEGPAFHDCGMHYVDITRWYAGCDYRTWNAQGVNMWNYKDPWWVQCHGTFQNGVVFDITQGFVYGQLSKDQTHNSYVDIIGTKGVVRMTHDFNTAVVDLHGVNQTIRVEKPFGGKNIDVLCDLFADSVETGKRSSRLPLMRDSAIASEYAWTFLKDTRKHDLPAIGNLRTLEQIRERRKNMKNGYGLLHGNLPKIINP, from the coding sequence ATGAACACGCAATCTTCAGTAGACACGAGAATTAAAGTTGGAATTATCGGTTTTGGTAGGATGGGAAGATTCTACTGGGAAGCGATGACTAAAAGTGATCGGTGGAATATTGCTTATATTTGTGATACCGATCCGGCATCACGTCAGTTGGCTAAAAAGCTTTCCCCTAACTCTATTATAGTAGAAGATAATCAAAAGATTTTTGAGGATGAAAGTGTGCAGGTAGTCGGGCTTTTCACTTTGGCTGACTCGCGGATGGAACAAATAGAAAAAGCTATTCGTTACGGCAAACACATTATTTCAGAAAAACCAGTTGCAGATACAATGGAAAATGAGTGGAAAGTTGTAGAAATGACAGAAAACACAAATCTCATTTCTACGGTAAATCTGTATCTGCGAAATTCCTGGTATCATAATTTAATGAAGGAATATATCCAGCAAGGGGAAATCGGAGAGCTGGCTATTATTCGTATTTGTCACATGACTCCCGGCTTGGCACCAGGTGAAGGTCATGAGTATGAGGGACCTGCTTTCCATGATTGTGGAATGCACTACGTAGATATTACCCGTTGGTATGCAGGATGTGATTATAGAACATGGAATGCCCAGGGAGTGAATATGTGGAACTACAAAGATCCTTGGTGGGTGCAATGTCACGGAACTTTTCAAAATGGGGTCGTTTTTGATATTACCCAAGGATTTGTTTATGGGCAATTATCTAAAGACCAGACACATAATTCGTATGTAGATATTATAGGTACAAAAGGGGTTGTGCGTATGACGCATGACTTCAATACTGCTGTTGTCGACCTACACGGTGTCAATCAGACCATCCGTGTAGAGAAACCTTTCGGCGGCAAGAATATAGACGTGTTGTGTGACCTGTTTGCTGATTCGGTAGAAACCGGAAAACGCAGTTCACGATTACCGCTAATGCGCGATTCGGCTATTGCATCCGAATATGCATGGACATTCTTAAAAGATACCCGCAAACACGATTTGCCTGCTATTGGTAATTTGCGCACTTTGGAGCAAATACGCGAGCGAAGAAAAAACATGAAAAATGGATATGGATTGTTGCATGGCAACCTTCCAAAGATTATTAACCCTTAA